A genomic window from Nicotiana sylvestris chromosome 11, ASM39365v2, whole genome shotgun sequence includes:
- the LOC138881432 gene encoding uncharacterized protein, translated as MATERIDHMHPLFLQPSDTPGLVLIPIQLTGFENYGIWSRTIKLALKSKGKLGFITGNCKKESFEEALHEEWETCNAIVHSWSMNSVSKDLVSGIIYASDVHAVWEDLKERFDKVNRVKIFRIHRAILRLSLGTDMVAVYFTKLKELWAEYNVLVPSQSCDCARAKEYSI; from the coding sequence ATGGCGACGGAGAGGATAGATCATATGCATCCACTGTTTCTTCAGCCTTCGGATACTCCAGGCTTGGTGTTGATTCCAATTCAGCTTACAGGttttgaaaattatgggattTGGAGTAGAACGATAAAGTTAGCTCTAAAGTCCAAGGGAAAATTAGGGTTCATCACAGGAAATTGCAAAAAGGAATCATTTGAGGAAGCTCTCCATGAGGAATGGGAGACCTGCAATGCAATAGTGCATTCCTGGAGTATGAACTCAGTCTCGAAGGACCTTGTTAGCGGAATTATTTATGCATCTGATGTGCATGCTGTATGGGAGGACCTTAAGGAACGATTTGATAAAGTGAATCGTGTAAAGATCTTCCGGATACACAGAGCAATTTTAAGGTTGTCACTGGGAACTGATATGGTTGCCGTCTATTTTACTAAGCTAAAAGAGCTTTGGGCAGAGTACAATGTGTTGGTACCTTCACAAAGCTGTGATTGTGCAAGGGCAAAGGAATATTCTATTTAA
- the LOC104242954 gene encoding protein CURLY FLAG LEAF 1 has product MTGPNMATITASLERSLQNCSLNNHHSNNLSGVTPADGFSDSSENHVLNNNPSDDATLDLNSEISLPYHWEQCLDLKTGEIYYINWRTGMKVKEDPRTNGDEVYGGDLYSEEEESSYDSDEGSSTEESSFSSSREPQISHNIGNSSGKSGAAVLVVGGCKSCLMYFMVPKEVEDCPKCCGQLLHFDRSENGSP; this is encoded by the exons ATGACAGGTCCAAATATGGCTACTATCACAGCTTCCTTAGAGAGATCTCTCCAAAATTGTTCATTGAATAACCACCACAGCAACAACTTGAGTGGGGTCACCCCTGCAGATGGATTTTCTGATTCATCGGAAAATCATGTTTTGAATAACAACCCTTCTGATGATGCTACCTTAGACCTCAATTCTGAGATTTCTTTGCCTTACCACTGGGAACAATGTTTGGATTTGAAG ACAGGGGAAATATATTATATAAACTGGAGGACAGGGATGAAAGTGAAAGAAGATCCAAGAACAAATGGTGATGAAGTGTACGGTGGTGATTTGTactcagaagaagaagaaagctcGTATGATAGTGATGAAGGATCTTCAACAGAAGAGTCATCATTTTCATCTTCAAGAGAACCCCAAATTAGCCATAATATTGGCAACAGCAGTGGCAAAAGTGGGGCAGCAGTATTagttgttggtggttgcaaaagCTGTTTGATGTATTTCATGGTGCCTAAAGAAGTTGAAGATTGCCCCAAATGTTGTGGTCAACTTCTCCACTTTGATCGATCCGAAAATGGCTccccttaa